The following proteins are co-located in the Gloeocapsa sp. PCC 7428 genome:
- a CDS encoding family 1 glycosylhydrolase → MALLNSKPPLEVWAGVECTVNRVGNRYFDQLERNGHGTRLDDLDLFAQLGIHAIRYPILWERIAPDGLENANWSWADTRLERLQELGIRPIVGLVHHGSGPRHTSLIDPAFPEKLADFARAVADRYPWVTHYTPINEPLTTARFSGLYGHWYPHGHDDRTFVRALLGQIRAIALSMAAIREVNPQAQLVQTEDLAKVFSTPLLAYQATFENERRWLSFDLLCGRVSPTHPMWQYLQKCGIKEAELAEFSDNPCLPDIIGVNHYLTSDRFLDERTERYPIWTYGGNGKHQYADVEAVRVRAEGIAGHRCLLQEVWERYQLPIAVTEVHLHCTREEQLRWLYEVWQTAQELRQQVDIRAVTAWSLLGSYDWNTLLTCCVGDYESGVFDLRSPHPRPTAIAKFVRDLATGQTPSHPLLTTPGWWHRQERLLYPAYQTEQDSNEVSISSAPHPSRLAIIGATGTLGKAFARICAARGIAYHLLTRQDVNITDPASVDAMLAQLQPWAVVNAAGYVRVDDAEREPNVCMQVNAEGSAILAAACARSNVPLVTFSSDLVFDGAVSNPYTESDRVAPLNVYGRSKALAEQQVLQAHPSALVVRTSAFFGPWDDYNFVTLALRQLRQGQMFVAAEDVVISPTYVPDLVNTSLDLLIDGESGLWHLANRGAIAWAELAWLVAKKAGLNVDFIIARPLQELGFTALRPSYSVLGSDRGQLLPPLGSAIARYFDEIEQLDK, encoded by the coding sequence ATGGCTTTGTTGAACTCAAAACCTCCCCTAGAAGTCTGGGCGGGAGTCGAGTGTACGGTTAACCGCGTGGGGAATCGGTATTTCGACCAATTAGAACGCAACGGTCACGGAACGCGCTTGGATGATTTGGACTTGTTCGCGCAATTAGGAATACACGCGATTCGTTACCCAATATTATGGGAGCGAATTGCCCCTGATGGCTTAGAAAATGCAAACTGGTCGTGGGCAGATACGCGATTAGAGCGATTGCAGGAACTCGGTATTCGTCCGATTGTCGGATTAGTCCATCATGGCAGTGGTCCGCGCCATACCAGCTTGATCGACCCTGCGTTTCCAGAGAAACTCGCAGACTTTGCGCGTGCAGTTGCCGATCGCTATCCTTGGGTGACGCACTATACGCCAATTAATGAGCCGCTGACAACGGCAAGATTTAGTGGATTGTATGGTCATTGGTATCCTCACGGTCACGACGATCGCACTTTTGTACGGGCGTTGTTGGGGCAAATCCGCGCGATCGCACTTTCCATGGCAGCAATCCGCGAAGTCAACCCTCAGGCGCAACTCGTGCAAACCGAGGATTTAGCGAAGGTTTTTAGTACGCCGTTATTAGCGTATCAAGCCACGTTTGAAAACGAGCGCCGCTGGTTAAGCTTCGATTTATTGTGTGGTAGAGTGTCGCCAACGCATCCAATGTGGCAATACTTACAGAAGTGTGGCATTAAGGAAGCTGAACTTGCAGAATTTTCAGACAATCCCTGTTTGCCGGACATTATTGGCGTTAACCACTACTTGACGAGCGATCGCTTTTTAGACGAACGTACCGAACGCTATCCGATTTGGACTTATGGTGGCAATGGCAAGCATCAGTACGCGGATGTTGAGGCAGTGCGAGTGCGTGCGGAGGGTATCGCCGGACACCGCTGCTTGCTGCAAGAAGTTTGGGAACGCTATCAACTGCCGATTGCTGTCACCGAAGTTCATTTGCATTGCACGCGAGAAGAACAGTTGCGTTGGCTATATGAAGTTTGGCAAACCGCACAGGAATTACGTCAACAAGTCGATATCCGCGCTGTCACAGCTTGGTCGCTTCTCGGTTCTTACGATTGGAATACTTTATTGACGTGCTGTGTTGGTGACTACGAGTCGGGTGTTTTCGATTTGCGTTCTCCCCATCCGCGACCGACGGCGATCGCAAAATTCGTCCGCGATCTCGCAACAGGGCAGACACCTTCGCACCCTTTACTAACAACACCAGGATGGTGGCATCGACAAGAACGCTTATTATACCCAGCCTATCAGACAGAACAAGATAGCAACGAAGTCTCAATTTCCTCTGCACCACATCCCTCACGCCTGGCAATTATTGGCGCAACCGGAACTTTAGGCAAAGCTTTTGCCCGCATCTGTGCTGCTAGAGGAATCGCGTACCACCTCCTGACACGCCAAGATGTGAATATTACCGATCCAGCGTCGGTTGATGCGATGCTGGCACAGTTGCAGCCGTGGGCAGTTGTGAATGCTGCGGGCTACGTGCGGGTAGATGATGCGGAACGCGAACCAAATGTTTGTATGCAGGTCAACGCCGAAGGTTCCGCAATACTTGCGGCGGCTTGCGCTCGCTCTAATGTGCCGTTGGTCACTTTTTCGTCGGATCTCGTGTTTGATGGTGCCGTGTCTAATCCTTATACCGAAAGCGATAGAGTTGCGCCGCTGAATGTGTATGGACGCAGCAAAGCTTTAGCAGAACAACAAGTATTGCAAGCGCATCCTTCGGCGCTGGTCGTGCGCACGAGTGCTTTCTTTGGACCTTGGGATGATTACAACTTCGTGACTCTCGCGTTGCGTCAGTTGCGTCAAGGACAAATGTTCGTCGCCGCCGAGGATGTTGTCATTTCACCTACATACGTACCGGATCTTGTCAATACCAGTCTTGACTTATTAATCGACGGTGAAAGTGGGCTGTGGCATTTAGCAAACCGAGGCGCGATCGCCTGGGCTGAATTAGCGTGGCTCGTTGCCAAAAAAGCAGGGCTAAATGTCGATTTTATTATTGCCCGTCCCCTGCAAGAACTAGGTTTTACCGCTTTGCGTCCCAGTTACAGCGTTCTCGGTAGCGATCGCGGTCAGTTACTACCACCGCTGGGTAGTGCGATCGCGCGTTACTTCGATGAAATTGAACAATTAGACAAATAA